A single Curtobacterium sp. MCSS17_015 DNA region contains:
- a CDS encoding ATP-binding cassette domain-containing protein, producing MTTVQEPTRTATAERSGGPAVLALRQAGLSYGSRTLWDGLDLDVAPGEFVAVLGPNGAGKTSLLRTVLGQQRLTSGSMSFLGRPVRRGHRRIGYIPQQRLMDSGTPLRARDMIAQGVTGHRWGVRPERRAERERIERIIDEVGATDFADAPVAELSGGEQQRTRVGQAIAADPALLLCDEPLISLDLRHQRGVTELIDRQRRQQGAAVLFVTHDVNPILDVVDRVLYIAGGRFRIGAPDEVLRADVLSDLYGTPVDVVRTMGRIVIVGASDAHDTAGDGHHHCEPAPHGADPDEGRF from the coding sequence GTGACGACGGTCCAGGAGCCGACCCGGACCGCCACTGCCGAGCGCAGTGGCGGTCCCGCTGTGCTCGCCCTCCGTCAGGCCGGGCTGTCGTACGGCAGCCGGACGCTCTGGGACGGACTCGACCTGGACGTCGCACCGGGGGAGTTCGTCGCTGTCCTCGGGCCGAACGGAGCGGGCAAGACGTCGCTGCTCCGGACCGTCCTCGGTCAGCAGCGGCTGACGAGCGGCTCGATGTCGTTCCTCGGACGACCGGTCCGCCGCGGGCACCGGAGGATCGGGTACATCCCGCAACAGCGGCTCATGGACTCCGGCACGCCCCTGCGCGCCCGCGACATGATCGCCCAGGGCGTCACCGGTCACCGCTGGGGCGTCCGCCCCGAGCGTCGGGCAGAGCGGGAGCGCATCGAACGGATCATCGACGAGGTCGGTGCGACGGACTTCGCGGACGCCCCCGTCGCGGAGCTCTCCGGCGGCGAACAGCAGCGCACCCGCGTCGGGCAGGCGATCGCCGCCGACCCCGCACTCCTGCTGTGCGACGAACCCCTCATCTCGCTCGACCTGCGGCACCAGCGTGGCGTCACCGAGCTCATCGACCGGCAACGTCGGCAGCAGGGCGCCGCGGTGCTCTTCGTCACCCACGACGTGAACCCGATCCTCGACGTGGTCGACCGCGTCCTGTACATCGCCGGCGGACGATTCCGCATCGGCGCGCCGGACGAGGTCCTCCGCGCCGACGTGCTCAGCGACCTCTACGGCACGCCCGTCGACGTCGTGCGCACGATGGGCCGGATCGTCATCGTCGGCGCGAGTGACGCGCACGACACCGCCGGCGACGGCCACCACCACTGTGAACCCGCCCCGCACGGGGCCGACCCGGACGAGGGGCGGTTCTGA
- a CDS encoding low temperature requirement protein A, whose product MTGQLRRRGDAGTQRAATLELFYDLVFVFAITQVSHLLLGHLTWAGAGQAGTVLLAVWWSWNYTTWATNELDPEKNPVRLLLIALMLGSLLMAIAVPQAFGEHGLLFAAAYLAIQVGRHAFLTFVAAARGSVQREQAGRILVWFLIAGVFWVAGGLVEGGSRAGLWLLALALDYIAPRMLFPLPGRPRLAAESWRLATGHFAERFGLIVIAAIGETIILTGATTSQRELDAGTVAAFISAFAGSAALWWLYFTSTSELSERSLDGAASRTGRARDIYTYGHVLIVAGIVLTAVGDELMIAHPSDPLRSEQLTAVVGGPVLFLLAQLALQSRATHRLELTRLAAILACAALGLFGRSLPALLIGAPLVAVLIAVAVRDQVVETRRIR is encoded by the coding sequence GTGACCGGACAGCTCCGGCGTCGAGGCGACGCTGGCACGCAGCGCGCCGCGACGCTGGAGCTGTTCTACGACCTCGTGTTCGTCTTCGCGATCACGCAGGTCTCACACCTCCTCCTCGGTCACCTCACGTGGGCGGGCGCTGGCCAGGCTGGGACCGTCCTGCTCGCCGTGTGGTGGTCGTGGAACTACACCACGTGGGCCACGAACGAGCTCGATCCCGAAAAGAACCCCGTCCGTCTCCTGCTGATCGCCCTCATGCTGGGGAGCCTGCTGATGGCGATCGCCGTCCCGCAGGCCTTCGGCGAGCACGGGCTCCTCTTCGCGGCCGCCTACCTCGCGATACAGGTCGGCCGCCACGCCTTCCTCACATTCGTGGCGGCCGCGCGCGGCAGCGTCCAACGGGAGCAAGCGGGACGCATCCTCGTCTGGTTCCTGATCGCCGGCGTGTTCTGGGTCGCGGGTGGGCTGGTCGAGGGCGGCTCGAGGGCAGGGCTGTGGTTGCTTGCGCTGGCCCTCGACTACATCGCTCCACGCATGCTCTTCCCTCTCCCCGGCCGACCGCGGCTCGCGGCGGAGTCCTGGCGGCTCGCCACCGGCCACTTCGCCGAACGATTCGGGTTGATCGTGATCGCTGCGATCGGCGAGACGATCATCCTGACCGGGGCAACCACCTCACAGCGGGAACTGGACGCAGGCACAGTGGCCGCGTTCATCAGCGCGTTCGCCGGGTCGGCAGCGCTCTGGTGGCTGTACTTCACCTCCACGAGCGAACTCAGCGAACGTTCGCTCGACGGTGCAGCGAGCCGTACCGGTCGCGCACGCGACATCTACACGTACGGCCACGTTCTGATCGTCGCCGGGATCGTCTTGACCGCCGTGGGTGACGAACTCATGATCGCGCATCCGTCGGACCCACTCCGGAGTGAGCAGCTGACCGCTGTCGTCGGGGGCCCCGTCCTCTTCCTCCTTGCGCAACTCGCACTGCAGTCACGGGCGACGCATCGCCTGGAACTCACCCGGCTGGCGGCGATCCTCGCGTGCGCGGCGCTGGGTCTGTTTGGTCGCTCCCTTCCCGCACTGCTGATCGGCGCACCGCTCGTCGCGGTGCTCATCGCCGTGGCGGTGCGCGATCAGGTCGTCGAAACTCGACGCATACGGTGA
- a CDS encoding GntR family transcriptional regulator, whose amino-acid sequence MSRRITEGAEPKHQQLRRILLDLITTRLAPGAAIPSERQLIAEYGVSRITVREALGQLVNEGHLERVRGKGTFVAHRPMQSTLHLASFTEEMRAMGHVPTTVVLVREERVPPAATVAALRLAEGEAAYHLKRLRMADGAPVSVDDAWLAAAVFPGLLDHDLSGSVYSIAADVYGHPIDRAQQTVAANPADDEVATLLGTRTGAPLLEFDRVSYSGTRPVEHARSWYRSDRYRVQMEVTAARAIA is encoded by the coding sequence TTGTCCCGCCGCATCACCGAGGGTGCTGAACCGAAGCACCAGCAGCTGCGGCGGATCCTGCTCGACCTCATCACCACGCGGCTCGCACCCGGTGCCGCGATCCCCTCGGAGCGGCAGCTCATCGCCGAGTACGGCGTCTCCCGGATCACCGTCCGGGAGGCCTTGGGGCAGCTCGTCAACGAGGGGCACCTCGAGCGGGTGCGCGGCAAGGGCACCTTCGTCGCGCACCGTCCGATGCAGTCCACGCTGCACCTCGCCTCGTTCACCGAGGAGATGCGGGCGATGGGGCACGTGCCGACGACCGTGGTGCTGGTCCGCGAAGAGCGTGTGCCGCCCGCCGCCACGGTCGCCGCGCTCCGCCTGGCCGAGGGCGAGGCGGCGTACCACCTCAAGCGCCTCCGGATGGCCGACGGTGCGCCGGTCTCGGTCGACGACGCCTGGCTCGCCGCAGCGGTCTTCCCCGGTCTGCTCGACCACGACCTGTCGGGCTCGGTGTACTCCATCGCGGCGGACGTCTACGGGCACCCCATCGACCGGGCGCAGCAGACCGTCGCGGCCAATCCCGCCGATGACGAGGTCGCGACGCTGCTCGGCACCCGGACCGGGGCGCCGCTGCTCGAGTTCGACCGGGTGTCCTACTCGGGCACCCGGCCGGTCGAGCACGCCCGCAGCTGGTACCGGTCCGACCGCTACCGGGTCCAGATGGAGGTCACGGCAGCGCGGGCCATCGCCTGA
- a CDS encoding PTS glucose transporter subunit IIA — translation MTVVRTPFAGPVVALADVPDPVFAEQLVGAGVAVDPSGTTGPVTAVAPVDGTIVKLHPHAFALQGSAGTDVLVHVGIDTVKLKGEGFELLATEGDTVSAGDPVVRFNPSAITAAGYSPVVPVVVLGSTPDSVPQDTVGSTVAAGDALFEV, via the coding sequence GTGACGGTCGTCCGCACGCCGTTCGCCGGTCCGGTCGTCGCACTCGCCGACGTGCCGGACCCGGTGTTCGCCGAGCAGCTCGTCGGTGCGGGCGTCGCGGTCGACCCCTCCGGTACGACCGGTCCGGTCACCGCGGTGGCACCGGTCGACGGCACCATCGTCAAGCTGCACCCGCACGCCTTCGCGCTGCAGGGGTCGGCGGGCACCGACGTCCTCGTGCACGTCGGCATCGACACGGTCAAGCTCAAGGGCGAGGGCTTCGAACTGCTCGCCACCGAGGGTGACACCGTCTCGGCCGGCGACCCCGTCGTCCGCTTCAACCCGTCCGCCATCACTGCGGCGGGCTACTCGCCGGTCGTGCCGGTCGTCGTGCTCGGTTCCACGCCGGACTCGGTCCCCCAGGACACCGTCGGCAGCACGGTAGCTGCCGGGGACGCCCTGTTCGAGGTCTAA
- a CDS encoding PTS glucose/sucrose transporter subunit IIB, which produces MADIKAADIIAALGGTDNIDEVEGCITRLRVEVEDGDLVDKDALKAAGAQAVVGGGTGWQVIVGPIADNLAQDIQDEL; this is translated from the coding sequence ATGGCCGACATCAAGGCAGCCGACATCATCGCCGCACTCGGCGGAACCGACAACATCGACGAGGTCGAGGGCTGCATCACGCGCCTCCGCGTCGAGGTCGAGGACGGCGACCTGGTGGACAAGGACGCCCTCAAGGCAGCCGGCGCCCAGGCCGTGGTCGGCGGCGGCACCGGCTGGCAGGTCATCGTCGGTCCGATCGCCGACAACCTCGCGCAGGACATCCAGGACGAACTGTGA
- a CDS encoding metal ABC transporter permease: MDIWSTVFSFQDYGELLVLVRNSIIAGAVLGVVGGLIGPFVVARNMPFAVHGISELSFAGASVSLLLGVNVVSGSVVGSLIAALLIGLLGSRARDRNSIIAVLMPFGLGLGILCLALYKGRAANKFGLLTGQIVAVDNPQLGFLVVISAVVVLVLVVIWRPLMFSSVDPDVAAAAGVPVRTLGLVFMLALGLATAVSVQIVGALLVLSLLVTPAAAALRVTVNPVLVPLLSVGFAVTSVVGGILLALGGGLPISPYVTTISFLIWVVCRVLGARKERRGRDRVTDREQHTGGGTGLPAATKEGVAA, from the coding sequence ATGGACATCTGGTCGACGGTCTTCTCGTTCCAGGACTACGGCGAGCTGCTCGTGCTCGTGCGGAACTCGATCATCGCGGGCGCCGTGCTCGGCGTCGTCGGCGGCCTCATCGGCCCGTTCGTCGTCGCGCGGAACATGCCGTTCGCGGTGCACGGCATCAGCGAGCTGTCCTTCGCCGGGGCGAGCGTCTCGCTGCTGCTCGGCGTCAACGTCGTCAGTGGCTCGGTGGTGGGCTCGCTCATCGCCGCGCTCCTCATCGGCCTGCTCGGCAGCCGTGCCCGCGACCGCAACTCGATCATCGCGGTGCTCATGCCGTTCGGGCTCGGCCTCGGCATCCTCTGCCTCGCGCTCTACAAGGGCCGGGCGGCGAACAAGTTCGGCCTGCTCACCGGGCAGATCGTCGCCGTCGACAACCCGCAGCTCGGGTTCCTCGTCGTCATCTCCGCCGTGGTCGTCCTCGTCCTCGTCGTGATCTGGCGGCCGCTGATGTTCTCGTCCGTCGACCCCGACGTGGCCGCAGCCGCCGGCGTCCCGGTCCGGACGCTCGGGCTCGTGTTCATGCTCGCGCTCGGCCTGGCCACCGCCGTGTCGGTGCAGATCGTCGGGGCACTCCTGGTGCTCTCGCTCCTGGTCACCCCGGCGGCCGCGGCCCTGCGCGTGACGGTCAACCCGGTGCTCGTGCCGCTGCTGTCCGTCGGGTTCGCGGTGACGTCGGTGGTCGGCGGGATCCTGTTGGCACTCGGCGGCGGCCTGCCGATCAGCCCGTACGTGACGACGATCTCGTTCCTCATCTGGGTGGTCTGCCGGGTCCTCGGGGCCCGGAAGGAGCGCCGTGGACGCGACCGGGTGACGGACCGTGAGCAGCACACCGGCGGTGGGACGGGCCTCCCGGCCGCCACGAAGGAAGGAGTCGCAGCATGA
- a CDS encoding dihydrolipoamide acetyltransferase family protein: MSVAEFPLPDVGEGLTEAEIVQWRVAPGDEIAVDQVLVEIETAKSLVELPSPFAGTVTGLLVAEGDTVEVGKPIIRVESDAAAAPTGGPAPVADAAPVAQTQTPAQPPTPAVPAAAAAPVAPAPVAPVPASPAPSAQAAAVPAPAVAPAPAAAPAPATAPASAQVAVDAGVVGTDEGSGAVLVGYGSATSAPSRRKPGARRAAAAAAEASRASSREADLDLVTDDGEATTADAVAAQGRRPARPTMPSASALQVMAKPPIRKLAKDLDVDLTTVVATGLAGEVTRDDVIRHAKQASVFRNIETPEWGGVRQETIPVKGVRKAIATAMTTSAFTAPHVSLFVDVDATRTMEFVKRLKESPTFAGVKVSPLLIMAKAVIWAVRRNRSVNSSWTDREIIVHHFVNLGFAAATPRGLLVPNIKDAQDMSLLELAKAIEEMTLTARDGKTSPAQMADGTITITNIGVFGMDTGTPILNPGEVAIVAMGTIKPKPWVVDGDVRSRMVTTIGASFDHRVVDGDVASRFVHDVASVIEEPALLLD, from the coding sequence GTGTCCGTCGCCGAATTCCCCCTGCCCGACGTGGGGGAGGGCCTGACCGAGGCCGAGATCGTCCAGTGGCGCGTCGCCCCCGGTGACGAGATCGCCGTGGACCAGGTGCTCGTCGAGATCGAGACCGCGAAGTCGCTCGTCGAACTGCCGTCGCCGTTCGCCGGCACGGTGACCGGGCTGCTCGTCGCCGAGGGCGACACCGTGGAGGTCGGCAAGCCGATCATCCGCGTCGAGTCCGACGCGGCCGCGGCACCGACGGGAGGCCCGGCTCCCGTCGCCGACGCCGCTCCCGTCGCGCAGACCCAGACCCCAGCACAGCCCCCGACCCCGGCAGTGCCCGCCGCTGCCGCGGCACCCGTTGCTCCGGCACCCGTGGCACCGGTGCCTGCTTCTCCCGCGCCGAGCGCGCAGGCCGCCGCCGTGCCCGCTCCGGCCGTCGCCCCCGCTCCGGCCGCCGCCCCCGCACCAGCCACCGCCCCCGCGTCGGCCCAGGTCGCCGTCGACGCCGGTGTCGTCGGCACGGACGAAGGCTCCGGGGCCGTCCTCGTCGGGTACGGGTCTGCCACGTCCGCGCCGTCCCGCCGGAAGCCGGGCGCACGCCGGGCCGCAGCGGCCGCCGCCGAGGCGAGCCGGGCCTCCAGTCGGGAGGCCGACCTCGACCTGGTGACCGACGACGGCGAGGCGACCACCGCCGACGCCGTCGCCGCCCAGGGCCGTCGTCCCGCCCGCCCGACGATGCCGAGCGCCTCGGCGCTGCAGGTGATGGCGAAGCCGCCGATCCGCAAGCTCGCGAAGGACCTGGACGTCGACCTGACGACCGTCGTCGCCACCGGGCTCGCCGGCGAGGTCACGCGTGACGACGTCATCCGGCACGCCAAGCAGGCCAGCGTCTTCCGCAACATCGAGACGCCCGAGTGGGGTGGCGTCCGCCAGGAGACGATCCCGGTGAAGGGTGTCCGCAAGGCCATCGCGACCGCGATGACCACGTCGGCGTTCACCGCCCCGCACGTGTCGCTGTTCGTGGACGTCGACGCGACCCGCACGATGGAGTTCGTCAAGCGACTCAAGGAGTCGCCGACGTTCGCCGGGGTCAAGGTGTCGCCGCTGCTCATCATGGCGAAGGCCGTGATCTGGGCCGTGCGCCGGAACCGCTCGGTGAACTCGTCGTGGACCGACCGCGAGATCATCGTCCACCACTTCGTGAACCTCGGGTTCGCCGCCGCGACGCCCCGCGGGCTGCTCGTGCCGAACATCAAGGACGCGCAGGACATGTCGCTCCTCGAGCTCGCGAAGGCGATCGAGGAGATGACCCTCACCGCCCGTGACGGCAAGACGTCGCCGGCGCAGATGGCCGACGGCACGATCACGATCACGAACATCGGTGTCTTCGGCATGGACACCGGCACACCGATCCTCAACCCGGGTGAGGTCGCGATCGTCGCGATGGGCACGATCAAGCCCAAGCCCTGGGTCGTCGACGGCGACGTCCGCTCCCGCATGGTGACCACGATCGGCGCCTCGTTCGACCACCGCGTGGTCGACGGTGACGTGGCCTCCCGCTTCGTGCATGACGTCGCCTCGGTCATCGAGGAGCCCGCGCTCCTGCTCGACTGA
- a CDS encoding PTS transporter subunit EIIC, producing MSTAAPTDVPEKKTPKKQSRLFANAQRLGRSLLLPIAVMPAAGILLRLGQSDMLGAIPGFEQGATIIAAAGNGVFTWLPLLFAVGIAIGWAKKSDGTTALAAVVGYMVMYQVFAAMSPIVLAGVEDANGDQATINFGVLGGIVMGLVSALLWQKFHRTKMPDFLGFFSGRRLVPILTAVAGLVIAVLMSFVYRYFDIALTAAGQAVADNAVIGGGVFGFVNRMLIPVGLHQLLNFFPWFQLGSFTTDGVTYHGDIARFLAGDPSAGIFQAGFFPIMMFALPAGALAIWRNAKPQNRKLVGGIMLSAALTSFVTGITEPLEYSFMFVAFPLYVIHAVLTGTSLALVNALGINDGFSFSAGAIDYVLNFGKADGAIWLIPIGLAYAVVYYFLFSFVIKKWNLRTPGREDDTIAENSIDAVTKP from the coding sequence ATGAGCACCGCTGCCCCCACGGACGTGCCGGAGAAGAAGACGCCGAAGAAGCAGAGCAGGCTCTTCGCCAACGCGCAGCGGCTCGGCCGCAGCCTCCTGCTCCCGATCGCGGTCATGCCCGCGGCCGGCATCCTGCTCCGACTCGGCCAGTCCGACATGCTCGGCGCGATCCCCGGCTTCGAGCAGGGTGCGACGATCATCGCCGCGGCCGGCAACGGTGTCTTCACGTGGCTGCCGCTGCTCTTCGCGGTCGGCATCGCGATCGGCTGGGCGAAGAAGTCCGACGGCACGACGGCCCTCGCCGCGGTCGTCGGCTACATGGTCATGTACCAGGTGTTCGCGGCCATGTCGCCGATCGTGCTCGCCGGCGTCGAGGACGCGAACGGCGACCAGGCCACGATCAACTTCGGGGTCCTCGGCGGCATCGTGATGGGGCTCGTCTCCGCACTGCTCTGGCAGAAGTTCCACCGCACGAAGATGCCCGACTTCCTCGGGTTCTTCTCCGGTCGTCGCCTCGTGCCGATCCTGACCGCGGTCGCCGGCCTCGTCATCGCCGTGCTCATGTCGTTCGTCTACCGCTACTTCGACATCGCGTTGACCGCTGCCGGCCAGGCCGTCGCCGACAACGCCGTCATCGGTGGTGGCGTCTTCGGGTTCGTCAACCGCATGCTCATCCCCGTCGGCCTGCACCAGCTGCTCAACTTCTTCCCGTGGTTCCAGCTCGGCAGCTTCACCACCGACGGCGTCACCTACCACGGCGACATCGCGCGCTTCCTCGCCGGAGACCCCTCGGCGGGCATCTTCCAGGCCGGGTTCTTCCCGATCATGATGTTCGCGCTGCCGGCCGGCGCCCTGGCGATCTGGCGCAACGCCAAGCCGCAGAACCGCAAGCTCGTCGGCGGCATCATGCTCTCGGCCGCGCTGACCTCGTTCGTGACCGGCATCACCGAGCCGCTCGAGTACTCCTTCATGTTCGTGGCGTTCCCGCTCTACGTCATCCACGCGGTCCTCACTGGGACCTCGCTGGCGCTGGTGAACGCCCTCGGCATCAACGACGGGTTCTCGTTCTCGGCGGGTGCGATCGACTACGTGCTGAACTTCGGCAAGGCGGACGGGGCGATCTGGCTCATCCCGATCGGCCTGGCGTACGCGGTCGTCTACTACTTCCTCTTCAGCTTCGTCATCAAGAAGTGGAACCTGCGGACCCCGGGTCGTGAGGACGACACGATCGCCGAGAACTCGATCGACGCGGTCACCAAGCCGTAG
- a CDS encoding transcriptional repressor, with amino-acid sequence MNAVQKPRRNTWQREAVRGALSETEGFVSAQSLHAHLRDGGSTIGLATVYRALSDLASDGDADSLQQDGESLYRACTTDNHHHHLICRVCGRTVEIQADPVEEWARATAAANGFSNASHVVDVFGECAECTARAAVRGGA; translated from the coding sequence ATGAACGCCGTGCAGAAGCCACGACGCAACACCTGGCAGCGCGAAGCGGTCCGCGGTGCCCTCTCCGAGACCGAGGGGTTCGTCAGCGCCCAGTCGCTGCACGCGCACCTGCGGGACGGCGGGTCGACGATCGGCCTCGCCACCGTGTACCGGGCGCTGTCCGACCTGGCCAGCGACGGGGACGCAGACTCGCTCCAGCAGGACGGCGAGTCGCTCTACCGGGCGTGCACCACGGACAACCACCACCACCACCTCATCTGCCGAGTGTGCGGCAGGACCGTCGAGATCCAGGCCGACCCGGTCGAGGAATGGGCGCGAGCCACCGCCGCGGCGAACGGGTTCTCGAACGCCAGCCACGTGGTCGACGTCTTCGGCGAATGCGCCGAGTGCACGGCCCGTGCCGCTGTCCGAGGTGGCGCGTAG
- a CDS encoding alpha/beta hydrolase, whose amino-acid sequence MHVILVPGFWLDASAWDDVVPVLRAAGHSVDAVTRSGATLDDQVADLADRLGAAPEPAVLVGHSGAGPIAAMAADRRPDRVRHLVYVDTFPGPEGGCVNDELPVVDGQVPLPSWDVWEPATVRDMTPEIRADLERRAVAEPERVASDRFHYADPARHRIPATVITCEIAPDELVGMVADHQAWAAELVATEELEIVGLHTGHWPMLTAPRELGALIVQALAPRPTDGV is encoded by the coding sequence ATGCACGTCATCCTGGTGCCCGGGTTCTGGCTCGACGCGAGCGCGTGGGACGACGTCGTCCCGGTCCTCCGAGCGGCCGGGCACAGTGTCGACGCGGTGACGCGGAGCGGGGCCACGCTCGACGACCAGGTCGCGGACCTCGCCGACCGCCTCGGCGCCGCCCCTGAGCCCGCGGTGCTCGTCGGGCACTCCGGCGCCGGGCCGATCGCCGCCATGGCAGCCGACCGACGTCCGGACCGGGTGCGGCACCTGGTCTACGTCGACACGTTCCCCGGGCCGGAGGGCGGATGCGTCAACGACGAGCTGCCGGTCGTCGACGGGCAGGTGCCGCTGCCGTCGTGGGACGTGTGGGAGCCCGCGACGGTGCGCGACATGACGCCGGAGATCCGGGCGGACCTCGAGCGCCGAGCGGTCGCCGAACCCGAGCGGGTGGCCTCGGACCGGTTCCACTACGCCGACCCCGCTCGACACCGGATCCCGGCGACGGTCATCACGTGCGAGATCGCGCCGGACGAACTGGTCGGCATGGTCGCCGACCACCAGGCCTGGGCCGCGGAACTCGTGGCGACCGAGGAACTCGAGATCGTCGGGCTGCACACCGGGCACTGGCCGATGCTCACGGCGCCGCGGGAGCTCGGGGCGCTCATCGTGCAGGCGCTCGCGCCCCGTCCGACGGACGGCGTCTAG
- a CDS encoding zinc ABC transporter substrate-binding protein, which yields MHSRRFLALPLVVGAAALALTGCAASSTSSDDVGDGRIRVVTSTNVYGSIVETIGGDHVDVTSILNDPSQDPHSFESSAKTQLAVSKADLLIENGGGYDDFMTTLAESSNTEADVINAVDVSGLDSGGSDEFNEHVFYSYPAMVKLVDEVAKRLSDLDGADKSTFATNADALTEKLQDLESQTEDIEQTVDGDKVAYTEPVPGYLFDAMGLDNVTPDDFSEAIEEGDDVPPAALNDTLKLFSDDDVKLLAVNEQTSSPETEQVQKAAEDAGVPVVGVTETLPKGEDYVSWQQANIDAVQAALTK from the coding sequence ATGCACTCCCGCCGCTTCCTCGCCCTGCCGCTCGTCGTCGGCGCCGCCGCGCTCGCCCTGACCGGGTGCGCGGCCTCCTCCACCTCGTCGGACGACGTTGGTGACGGTCGGATCCGCGTCGTGACCTCGACGAACGTCTACGGCTCGATCGTCGAGACCATCGGTGGTGACCACGTCGACGTGACGAGCATCCTGAACGACCCGTCGCAGGACCCGCACTCGTTCGAGTCGAGCGCGAAGACGCAGCTCGCCGTGTCGAAGGCCGACCTGCTCATCGAGAACGGCGGCGGGTACGACGACTTCATGACGACGCTCGCGGAGTCGTCGAACACGGAGGCCGACGTGATCAACGCCGTCGACGTGTCCGGGCTCGACTCGGGCGGCTCCGACGAGTTCAACGAGCACGTCTTCTACAGCTACCCGGCCATGGTGAAGCTCGTCGACGAGGTCGCGAAGCGGCTCAGCGACCTGGACGGCGCGGACAAGAGCACGTTCGCGACCAACGCCGACGCACTGACCGAGAAGCTGCAGGACCTCGAGTCGCAGACCGAGGACATCGAGCAGACCGTCGACGGCGACAAGGTGGCGTACACCGAGCCGGTGCCCGGCTACCTGTTCGACGCGATGGGTCTCGACAACGTGACGCCGGACGACTTCTCCGAGGCGATCGAGGAGGGCGACGACGTCCCGCCGGCGGCGCTCAACGACACGCTCAAGCTCTTCTCGGACGACGACGTCAAGCTGCTCGCCGTCAACGAGCAGACCTCCAGCCCGGAGACCGAGCAGGTGCAGAAGGCCGCCGAGGACGCCGGTGTCCCGGTGGTCGGTGTGACGGAGACGCTCCCGAAGGGGGAGGATTACGTCTCGTGGCAGCAGGCGAACATCGACGCGGTGCAGGCGGCACTGACGAAGTGA
- a CDS encoding GNAT family N-acetyltransferase, whose protein sequence is MVHQLLIPQQEIRTGRLVLTPVTPADIDAVHELFSDARTWTHLPAGRHIARAETEDLVQRKIGGRVRHGLGSWAVRSAESGVFLGIGGVDLTAGGVWNLGYRLVPEHHGHGYATELSRAAVDAARELRPDVPVTARVLTNNPASARVLARVGLSQVWQGPTRTAAPAGVECQAWSDRALSPAQLDWLVDNA, encoded by the coding sequence ATGGTCCACCAGCTGCTCATCCCGCAGCAGGAGATCCGGACGGGTCGCCTGGTGCTCACCCCCGTGACGCCCGCGGACATCGACGCGGTGCACGAGCTGTTCTCCGACGCCCGCACGTGGACCCACCTGCCCGCGGGGCGGCACATCGCCCGCGCAGAGACCGAGGACCTCGTCCAGCGGAAGATCGGCGGTCGCGTGCGGCACGGGCTCGGCTCGTGGGCCGTCCGCTCGGCGGAGTCCGGCGTGTTCCTCGGCATCGGCGGTGTCGACCTCACCGCCGGGGGCGTCTGGAACCTCGGGTACCGGCTCGTCCCGGAGCACCACGGGCACGGGTACGCGACCGAACTGTCCCGCGCTGCCGTCGACGCCGCGCGCGAGCTCCGGCCCGACGTCCCGGTGACCGCCAGGGTCCTCACGAACAACCCGGCGTCCGCGCGTGTGCTGGCCCGGGTGGGTCTGTCCCAGGTGTGGCAGGGACCGACGCGCACGGCTGCCCCGGCCGGTGTCGAGTGCCAGGCGTGGAGTGACCGGGCGCTGTCCCCCGCCCAGCTCGACTGGCTCGTCGACAACGCCTGA